Below is a genomic region from Gopherus flavomarginatus isolate rGopFla2 chromosome 9, rGopFla2.mat.asm, whole genome shotgun sequence.
ACCTGTACTAGATTATTTTCATTCTTTGGTTCTATCCCAGATGCTATGTTCACCTACAGTCTGTGAGTATTAGTGATGATGTTCATAAAATTGAGGAACACATTCAAATAACTAAACTCcacaataaatatatatattgcacAAACAAGTAGGGCTTAATTTTAAGACTTTGTGGCTACAAAATAAAATTGGGACAGCTGTATTGAATTGGACTGAGCATATCTTAACAAGTGACTGAACAATTTTTTCCAGCCTGGCTGGTGCATACAACAATGCAAGCTGAAATCGTTTCTGTTACATTTGCATGcagactcatttttaaaaaacacagtaatttATGCCCTCTCATCTCAGCTAGCATCAAACCTGAAGGCTTATCTGTAGTCAGAAAAGTGACTTTCTGCATCCGTTTTAGAGGGCTGAGTATTCCCTTCACTTAATCCTTTCCCATGCCAAAGGCTTTTCCTTAAGATGATCTATATCTTTCTGATGGGGACTCTTTTCCAAGCTAGACCTGACTCCCTCATCATAAACAGGATGCTCTACTGTACTactcccagcctaaggggagaatCATCTAATCCCAACTCTTGCATGACAATTTAAAGCATCTCCACTACTCTACTGGGTAGATTCCTGAACCCCAAGACTGAGGACTTTGCACATCATATATGTATGTTCTTCAAGAGAAAGAAATAGTAGTTGTTCACAAGCAAGTTTTCCAAGGTTCGTTGGACTAAAGACAACCATTACAAGGTGCAGCCTCGATGCATATTAACCTTTAGAACAAATGATTTTCCCTAAGTCTTACCGTCATATACTCAGCTTCTTCAGGATGCTCAAAAGCAATAAATTCATTCAGATTCAGACCAGGAACTTCATCTCTACTGGCTTTTTCAAACCGCTTCTTGTCCTTTAAATGAAGCTAAAAAAAGTTTTCAGAAAACAGACTTGATCAGATCACTTAATGAAGCAGAACACTGGACATCTACCGTAACTGGTTTACAGGATTACAGCAAGAAAACACAGTATTACCGTGTTTCACATATGGGTAGAATAGAACCTGTTATCTCTACATTAACACAGCTCATGCAGAGATAAAAGACCAGTGCTCTTGGGTAAGGTAATTTATTACAAGTACTATGCATATGGAAACTTGCTACTTTTAGACTCCAAGGGAAGATCTGTAAAACAGGTTCCTGGCCCACACCTCAAATGAAAGAGAGGTAGTGTGACCAGACCAAGCAGCAGGTGTATTCTTCACATACATTACTCCTCCAAAATTCACCAATCCAACCACAAGCACTAATCCAAATCATGTCTAGCTGCATAAATTGAGCCCCAAACTACCGAGGATAGTACAATAATTGTGTTAAgtaagtgctaccacaatacaaatagatGAAGAACAGATGGGTACAGTACATAATTAGCATTGTAAAGAAATGAAACTGTGGTCAAAACTTTGGGGGACCAGTTAAAAGTTAAGTGTATTGCTTGTAGAAAGATTTTGAGTTGTatttaaaagggagagggaatctATGAAGGTCAGGGTGGGGAGCAGACATTTTCCCAGGCTGATGATGAAAGATACCAAACCAAATGTGGGAAATGAGAGACGGAAGACTCACAGGTTAGACTTGGAAGAGCAGATGTGGAGAAAAATGGATAAAGCTGTGGCCAAGAAAGGCCTTGTAGTCTAAAGGATTGTCCACACTAGGGAATTTTTCAGATTTCACAGCCACCATGAGAACTGTAATGTAGACAGGGCTTTTGACTGTTGCCACTTTAACACCATGTTATCTAACCTTGCTGGGAGCAAGTCTAATTAACACTTTGCAGTCAGTGTCAGTAGCCTTTCTGTACTAACATTGTTTACAGCAGTTTAGCAGATTTATGGAAAAATGAATTGGCTGAAGGGTACAACAGATCTACACTCTCTCTATCAGAATGCACCAAAGCAATAGGTGGTATAGGcccgattcaggaaagcacttaagcatctgcttaagtaCTTTACTGGAGCAATAATGAGCAATTCTCTGCTGAATAAATTAACAGTGCAACAGATTTAGTCATTTCATTGGGTAGAACAGAAGTAAGCTCCTTGTTATAGAATCTTGCTTCGGGATAAGGTCAGCATCTTTGACAAATTGCTATAGAAATGGCAAAGCAAAAGGGAGACATAATGTAGCATTTGTCTtgtgatattctattctattgcTGTTATCTCCTGAAATAGTTTACAGGATAAAAACAAACACATGTATCTATGATTTTATAAACTAGATTATTCATTTTTATAGcacccatcaccataatatctgggcAATGGACAAGGTTCCTTTTTaacaatattttgtatttttccgCCCTTTAGCTTACTGGGCCAGGAGATATACTGAAGTGAATAGTATTCTCATAACAGCAGAATTCAGGAAAGGATATGAACTCATACTTTGACTTACGCCCTAATCTATAATTAATGGGGGCTAGGAAGAAGTTTTTTCTATGAGCAGGTTATTCCACAGTTGCTTACTACAGGTATCttgtgccttcctctgaagcagctggtactggccaccATCAGAGAGAGGATAGCAACTAGATGggtcactggtctgatccagtacatTTCCATCCTACATTGCCAAGAGAGGGACCAACTGAGGTATGGGTTCTAGGATTCCATTACCAATATATTCGTACCCTACTCAACTCTCAAATGTGGCTCGTCCTGTCATTCATTTTGTTGGCTGGAACTTcaatattttgttattaccttttaaCTACTGAGCAAGTCCAGACAGCTGAAAATGTTCAGTACGTTTGCCAACTCTGACTGTGTTTAACGATGTAACAGAATAAAATTACTAAAGAATCCAACACTGCTGCCATTTGCCAATGCTTTGTAAAAGCTGGTGTTTGAGTATCTTACCTGTCGAAATGATTCTTCTTCTTGATCTTCCAGGACAGTATTCTCATCAAAGTCAATTAGACGATCATACATTTGAATGTTGTACTCCTCCCAAGATACTAATCCATCACCATCTTTATCATATTCACCAAACTGTTTCTTAGCCTCTTGCGTAACATAATGCTTAAAAGACTGCTGGATCCATGAACTTAGTTCATCTGTGGAAATGCAACATAATGCAATTAAAtctttaatttaaccttttttatttaaaaagcaattGCAGTAAATGTTGCATTTTCTACATTCCTGAACAGTAGAAACAAGGTCTCTTCACATTCAAACAGTGGAAGATTTTACTTGTTAAAATACTCACATGCAATCATGTAACCAGGGCTTCACTGTGCCTCAGGAATCCACTTTCCATAGGATATTCCTGTTTTTTATGTCAGGCAAGAAAGAGAACCAACCAGAGCTAAAATCCTATGTTAGTCTCATGTAGCAGTATTTTCTCCATTAAATACTTATTAGTAGCATGAAACTGATTACCGGCATCATGCCCATTTCAAATTGTTTACAGGGCTAGAGAAATAAACGAGAAACAGTATAGTTTAACCTAATCTGTGGGTACAAAAGGCATACCGTGTAAAGACAactttttgcaaaacaaaaattcgaccattttaaaaagtattcaaTATATCAAATTTTTGTATTCTGAAAAATGTGACAGGCACAAATTATAAATAAGTACAATACATACAGCTACATAAATCCGTCAATATCCCTAAAGTTAGTTATCCAAAAGAAAATACTACCTAAGGATTTCCACTTAAAATGAGCCCCAACTGGGCCTTATAAAATTTCAGAGTAGACATTAAGCTTTGTTTTTCAAGGAAAtatagcaataaaaaaaaaaccaaaacaaccaaaCCAAGATTTAGCCGATTGGCCAGTTCTCCCTCTTATACTTAGATGTCTTAACCATCCAATTAATAGGAATATTTCCCAAGATCGTATTTtcaataaattaaaaatgcatgcatgcacacgcacacacatcccCATCCTATTATTAGAAAAAGACTCTCTAGTCAAAACCATTAAATTCTAGTGCAattctgaaaagtgacaaatAAAGTAAGGGCACCTTATTATTCAACTGATCTGCACTCCCACTGTTTCACAGCAGTCTCTTATGCTAAAATAAGTTTGTGTTACTTTATTCCTTTTAGCAATACAGAACTAATACAACTTACACGGGggccctgtgaagctaagttgctcagcctttggcttcagccctggatggcagggctcagggtCCCAGGCATCAGCCCTGTGTGGCGCCCTTGGCCCTAGTGAGTCTAATGCCAACCTTGCTTGGCAGACCCCCAGGGGCCCATGGGCCCctttttgagaactgctgctgtagAAGGAATTGATTctaactctctctctcagctgtgtTTACTATGAAGAGGTAACAGGAGTAAAAAGCAGAAACATCTTATTTTTGcaccaaaaaaaatcagacaggtctgtGGATACAGACAAGACAGTTACTTTGCAATCTAGAACTTAAACTTTGACATAAATTTAACAGTAGATACAGTAATATAAGAATACTGCACTGGTTCAAAGACGACATGTTGTAGGGACTGACAAGTTTTAGACACTTAGTAGCTACCTTACCAGAACTGACCTTACCAATGGGGGCAGATAGAAAAGAAGTGGGGAGAATCCCAATAGTGAAGAGTCCCTCTTTCTATCAGACTTTAGCTAGTATATGTTTGATATACATGCAGCTGCCCCTTCTGACAACTGAAAGTGAGAAAGAGTAAACTCTCTCACATCAGAACTTTTTGACTGTGTATCTGCTAACTGTCCCTTCATCTCCACATTTTGAGtcttcctctcctgtttgcagCTCCATTTCTTGTCTTTCCTGCTTCTTATAGCTTTCCAGAGTAGCAGAGTGAAATCAACATGTCAACTTTAATATTTAGCCACAGCAGAGGAGCAGTGAATTTGACCAGTCACTTGTTACTATCTCTCTGCAATAGCTTCACAAAACTATGAGCAGCAACAGAGACACACAACAGTGTCTGCAGACAATGAAAGACATAGCTACACTGCtaagtttcagagcagcagctgtgttagtctgtatccacaaaaagaacaggagtacttgtggcaccttagagactaacaaatttatttcagcataagctttcgtgggctagagctcacttcttcggatgcatccaaagggacagggagcagagagaTGCATcctaagaagtgagctgtagcccacaaaagcttatgctgaaataaatttgttagtctctaaggtgccacaagtactcctgttcttcttactACTAGGTTTGCAACTCAAGATTTTTAATTATCACGCTGCACTATTTTCTCACCCCTATCCACTAAGTGAGTTTTTTTCCAGTGACCCAAAATCTGTGTGCAATCCCTACCATCAGTAAGGAATCCATCCGAGTCCAAGTCAATTTTCTTTATGATGGCCTTCAGTCTCTTTTGCTGTTCGTCTAGACTGAGTTTAGTATATTCTTCTGCTTCATCCTttggaaggagaaaaaaaccaaacagaactGACTAACACAAAAGTCTGATACAGCCCTGCCACTTCTGAGCAGAGGGGCaaattaaaatctctctttctcaCAAAAAAAAATGAATCGCACAGTAACCTgcgttcatttaaaaaaaaaagggggaggcaCCACATCTCAACGAGGTGGGTGAGTGTCATCGTTCAGCAGCGTTCACGGCCTCCCACGCTGCGAGACAGGCTGCTGCAGCTCTCTCGGCTTAGCACCCCGAGCCAGGGTCATCGCCCGGCGCCCGCTGGCTGGGGACTGTCTCCTAGGCTCCAGGAACAGCAGGAAGCTCCCCGCCCACCAATGCGGGCCTGAGGGGGCCTCCCGGGCCGCTCACCTGGCCTCCGAGCAGCGCCTCCCGGTCGTAGTCGGCCCGGTGCTCGCTGTCGACGTAGTGGTGGTCGCTGGGTCCCCCGCACGCCGCGCCCAGCACCCCGAGCACCAGGCCCAGCCACAGCAGCGGCGGGGGCCGCATCGCGCCCGCGGCTCCGCCGAAGGAGGAGCAGAGCTGGCGGCGGCGCTGCTGCCCTCCGACCAGCCTGGCTGGCTCCACAGGCTGGGAccagaaggctggtgggggccacCCGGTTGGCGGCTGGCTCGCTCTGCGGAGACGCGGCTGCAGAGCCGGACACAGCGCCCCGCACCGGCTGCGAGCAGCctctgcagagagagaggggctgTGGACGCGGCCGGGCTATAACGGGACCCAGCTACCCcaggcccctcctcccccacctgcgCTGCGGGAGTCCTGCCCGAATCACAgctctctaaccactagcccctacTCCCATGCTGAGCTGGGAAGAGGACCTAGGAGTCCTGATGCCTggtcccctgttctaaccactagcccacacAGCCTGGAActgaacccaagagtcctgactctcaTAGGTTAGGGCTATGTCATTGCCATTCAGCTCTTTAACTTACTATAccatttaaaagggaaaaaatacaatTATTTCCTGGACCCTGGGCTTACTGCCCCCGCCattggccctggccccagccccccacctcccccatatCCACCTTGCCATTGCCTCTGGCTCCCACTATCTCCCTAACCACCTGCCTATCCAGGGGTTAATTTGTGCCCTGGCTTGCCATGGCTGAGTAATTCTGCTGTGAAAATTGATGTGTGTATggttgttaatatcacttttcacagcctccccactagctagtaagtctgctatgaaaagtgatattaacaacgATACAAATAAaagttttcacagcagcagacttactagaggcaaccaaaaccaaaagaaacaacaacaacaacaaaatacaagaacgtgcaaagcaccttattcgtttttctgttctgtttaggtccagtaaagaatagagaactgtacattattactattattattattattgagtctgcaataAAACCCTATATAAATAAAGTATAAAGATTTGGACATGcagatgtgcatatttatttgtttttcctaaagttaattaaatattttatgaaaATTTGTCATAGTAGCCACCAGCAaaagttggtggccacactttgaGGCCTGGAAGGTTTACTTAGTCCAGTCTCTCAAGGTTCCTTTCAGCTTTACAATTCTGTGGTTCAAAGAAAAGGATAAGTCCTGTAACTGTTCactgtttcagaaaaaaaattaaaacctggTCAGTTTCTGTACTGGTGCTGACCATAATTTGTCTTTGCATTTTCAGCTAAAATGTGTTCAGACCAGTTGAGCTGTACCCACTTCTAACACCCAACAGCAACAAAGCAAAGCATCTTTGCGGCATGTTTTAAGAGCTGTCAGGTGCGCCACATACATCTCATGGTCCACAACTATTATAATAGATTTCCCAAATAACATTAATTCAGTGCAGATGTGTTACATGCAAGCTTATTTGCAATGTGGTCATGCATTGAGGTGACCaaagacaggaaagggaggaaaTATGATTACAGGggtaataaaacaaacagaaaacaaaaatggtATATACTATATATTAGGCAAAAAAATACAGTTCATCAATAACTCTTTCCAAGAGGAAAAACATAGGAGACCATATTCTTCTCTCGATAATTTGCCTGTGTCAAAGTGTTTCTCAACATTGTTAATTAGTTCTACAATAACATTTAAAGTAATTCTTCTGGGGTCAAGACGCTCCCATAATCTTGATCATTTTAGAATAAGAAATGGTACCAcgggaaaaaaaaagttcttgcCCTCTGTATTTCTGGAATTTTCTGATCAAACACCTGTGCCCTCAGTTTAGGATCTACAAGGGACCAGTCCTTCATAAAGCTCTCTAAATTTATACTGCTTAGTTTGCCTGATAATCATTTTAATATCCATGTCAGAACCTACCAGTTCACTGCAGGTAAGATTTCTGATCTGAATAATTTTTGAATTTACTGCTTTCTTCATCAGTGCCGTCAGTTAGGACTACGATAATGACATATTTCCCCCACCCTACAGTTTCATTATTTTGAGCTGCTTTTTTAATTGCAAAGAAATTCTTTTTAGGAAGTTGTgttccagacagatttttgactGTGTTGGAATTTTTTTTGCCCTGCTTTCTAATAACTATACTAAATCTACAGTTTCTTTTGTTCTCTGAGTGCTTTGCAAACCTCAATCTTTTTCTATTTAATGGTTAGCATGACAGCAGATGCCCAGCAACAAAGCCAACAGAATATTAACAATCATCTTGAACAGGAAACATTGTCTGTTCAGTTGTTTTTAACCAGCACTTTGACATTCCTAAATTTTAATTTTGCCGCTTTTCAGCTAACAATATTGTACCTTgattttctgttattttctatTATACATATCATTTTGTATTATTTCACTGTCAGAATAATGTAAACTGAGCAACAATTCTGTGATAATTATAAAGAGCATAGTCTTACACTGTTCAAATATGAAGTATATGGATTTCAAAATAGTGATAATTTACATTGCGTTCTGAGTGTAGTTCTAAATGatatcaataataaataataatgtataaCACCCTTCATTACAAAGGATTCAACAGCTTTTTTGAAACTTAACACACTACAGACCTGGTTTTCCACTGCTTTACACTTAGTATAGCTATTTACCCTGGATGAACTGgttataaaatgctaccattctgatttgataTCAGATACTGGTACTATATATCAAATCAGAATGATAGCATTTGGTATCACATGCTCAGGCAAGATACTAGGGAGGAGTGTACAGAGGCAGATGAACTGAGATGTGGCAGCACACAAGACACAGCCATTTTGGGGTGTggcagaggggatggggaagaaCACAGAAGCATGGTTGTTTTCAGTTGCAGGGTATTGGGGACAGTGTACATATGTGGCCACACCCATGTGTGGCAGTAGTGATAACACATAACTATGACTGCGCTGAGACACGGTGGAGGGAAGGATGCAGATGTGGCATGTCAGGCAAGACAATGGTGTAAAGACATAATTATGCTCAGGTgtggcagtgaggggaggggaggaacgcACAGACATGACTGTGCTGGGGACATGGTAGCATGGCTGTGTAAAGGTGTGTTAGGTGACAAGGTGCAGATATGGCTGTAAGAAGGCATGGCTGAGTGGCGTGATGGAATTGTAAAACTGTATTATAATGTTGAACCACAAGATGGGATCGTGTGTGACATAGCTTACTTGAGCTGGTAACAGTTGTACCTGGCAGTGCATTAAAGCATCTGAAAGAGAATACATCTCTTGGTATTTTCCTGATGGAAGTTCTGTAGCCAGTCCAAATTCGGTAGAGGAGCCTGACCTGCTAGTAGGAGGCAGCCTTGTAACCAACTGTGTACAAGGAGTACACATGACACAGGGAACATAACAGTTAAGGGCAAGGGCAGAGAAAGTATACTGATGTGGGTCATGGCAATGGAGGACATGGCAATGTGGGAGTGGACAGACATGGCCATGCTTAGGCATTGCCATAGGAAAGGCAAATAGAGATGGCTATGCTCAGGCATGGCAGAACGGGAGCATTCAGACAAAGCTGTTGTCAGTTGTGGCAATGTGGAGGATGCACATGTGGCCATGGGATAAGGAGAGTGCATTTAAAACAGTATTTTATTGTCACTCTTTTGTGTCCCCACACTAGTGCTGTGTGACACGCTGAGACATCTACATTGTACCTAGTGATAATAAACCTTATGATTATTATGCATCaattaatacaaatatatttgcataatttatttcactttttcctcctcccttcagTTTCCTCAGGGATGGGGAAAGTGAAAGATTCTTCACTCCTACAGGTGTGAGATCACGCCAGAGGCCTAAAAACCATGTGTACGCAATACACAATTTCTGATTGAGGAGAGCCGCAGTCATgtccctgccctgtgcctcagtttccacatctataaaatggggatgacaATGCTTAGTTCCTTTGTCTATTGCTTTGAAATCACAGATGAAAATCATTAttcaagagctaggtattattataatCAGCTAGACATTGCCTTGATGTGTGCCTTGCATACCCCAGCCCTGAGGAGGGAAGGGCTgagatcagggccggctttaggccgatttgcccgattcctgggaatcgggccccgcgccttaggtgcctttttaattttttttacttaccccggctgcggtctgctccagggtcttcTGTGGCctcgctcccctgaccaaagcgccggagGGAGCGCAGCTGCCCCACAGTcccactctcccggctggagctccggccagagcgcAGCAAAccctaccctgcagccctgctctcctggctggagctctgggccctttaaatagcccccagagctctggggtagcagggggtttgggggctatttaaagggctggggctccagctgcctctgctgtcccctctgccctgcccacaccagccctgccccgccgccggcagccagctctgcaccccctgcccacagccagcccctgccaaacccctgTCCTGTcttcagccaacccctgccacacgccctacccaaagccagccagccccacacactccCCTGCCTGCACGAGCCTGCACACCCTGACttgcccacccccagccctgcaccccctgatgcacctcccagcctgaagccagccagtcccacactcctctgtctccagccctgcccacccctgctgtatccccctgcggccctgcctgaagccagcgcaccccacaccccttgtctccagccagtcctgcaccccttgccctgcctgcagccagatcctacctccagtcagcccctgccctgcctccaaccagccccatgtccgctgctgctctgcagttcccagggcagtaaccctgcacacctgcttcaatgagggggacagggagcagctgggacccacacatgtgcacacccccagggagtggcagggacccatacATGTGAAACTgcggtcattaataaccaatcaacagcatatatgatgcaatgtacataatatataattttattatttatatagttatggacagtaaataatacatggaagaaatgaaagacttttttttttttttagtcagtcatccctgccagggcccccgctgaaaatgttcgaattgggctccgcacttcctaaagccggtcctGGCTGAGATGTACCACACAAGCCCCTCTACAACCCGCACACCATCCTGGCAATCACTGCAGATGGATGACCCCATTTCTGGTACCCTTTATCTACCCTGCCCCTCTCTATGCCGGGGTttctcccacctctgccactctTCCATCAGAGTCCATTTATCCTTTCTTAACCCCATCTCCTGCACCCTGTCCCCAGTGCTGCCTATCTGCTACTCCCCTGCTTTGGACTCCTTTCACCTCCTGCACAAACCCTGACTATCTTCCTCCCGCCTCCCTTTTACCGCCCGCCCCCAGCATGGACTGCTGGCACCGAACTACGGGCGGAGGTAGGGCAGCGCCTTCGCCGGCTCGTCCTGAGCACGCGCAGGCGGCTCCGGCATGTTCCGGCAAGCTGTGACGGGAGGCCGTTCCTGACACTGCACCGGCCACTGGCGGGATGAGATGACATCAGCTCGGCGGGACGCGCGCAGGCGGGACAACGCAGTAAGAAGGAGAGTGTAAGTGTGGGTCCCTTATTGCGCTCCGCGGAGTAAAGGGGAGGGGCAACTTGGTGAGCCTGGGGGGACAGCAAGATGGCGGCTGGCCGGTCCCGTTCTTCTGCGGGAGCCGGCTGCCCCACTCCACCAAGGCGGGCGGGGGATgggcctccctcccagcgccgggGGCAGCATCTGGGGGGTCCGACACACAAGGGATCGCGGGCAGCCTGACACCTGGCTCTGTtgctgggaggggcgtggggctgCCGCTCGTAGGCTGCTGTCGGGCCCCTGCGCACGGGGAGGGGAGCGGGCCCGCCCTCTGAACTCCTCTACGAGGGACCCTTCCCAAAGCCCCGCTCCCACGCAGAGATCCCTtggatggcagggggctgggctgtgacGGGGGGCTCCTGAgtgtggaggagagagagctTTGCTCTGTGCTTGGGACCCCGTTTCCTAGCACTTACCGTGAAGCGAACTACCCAGTTGCGCCAACGGTATCTAAATATCTACCACCACTGGTGTCTGGTAAACGTTATTAGTCTTATTCAGAGGGCAGCTGGAACCTGGTTATCGATCAAAAGACTTTACCGGTGTTAGGCAGGAGCCACCCTGAACTCTTAATTGATCATGTGGGAATTCACTCTAACCCTCCAAGAACATCTTTAGAACAGCTGCTGTAATTTAGGACTTGATCCAAGTCCCAGGCTTGTGATCAGGCTAAACTCTGGCTGTTCAGTGCACAGCAGTTCTCACATACTGGGCACAAGCTGAGTCTTATAGTTAAAGGGGTACagccaatttaaaataaattcttctgtttctttcttATTAGAGTTACAAGGAACACCTCAGATTATTATACCTGAAAGAGATGGGGGGGAAGATTCCTTTGCTTCCGTTATATATTTGACAGCATTTAATGTATAGTCATTTTCCTGTTTTCTGCTTATGTCCCctcattttgttttgtgaaagaCCTTCACACAgatgagggagaaaggagaacTTGATTGTAAAATCTCAAAAACTGGCAGGAGGGACTTGAGCAAGAGTATTATTGGAAACTACTTAAAATTTTAACTGATTAGGTTCTAAATTGATACTGTCACTTTTTAACGGGTGTGGAAGGCAGGAAGAGTTACAGCTACAGAAAT
It encodes:
- the RCN2 gene encoding reticulocalbin-2 isoform X1, with the translated sequence MRPPPLLWLGLVLGVLGAACGGPSDHHYVDSEHRADYDREALLGGQDEAEEYTKLSLDEQQKRLKAIIKKIDLDSDGFLTDDELSSWIQQSFKHYVTQEAKKQFGEYDKDGDGLVSWEEYNIQMYDRLIDFDENTVLEDQEEESFRQLHLKDKKRFEKASRDEVPGLNLNEFIAFEHPEEAEYMTEFVIQEALEEHDKNGDGLVSLEEFLGDYRRDPTANEDPEWILVEKDRFVNDYDKDSDGKLSPQELLTWVVPNNQGIAQEEALHLIEEMDLNDDKKLSEAEILENQDLFLTSEATDYGRQLHDERFYHQEL
- the RCN2 gene encoding reticulocalbin-2 isoform X2; its protein translation is MRPPPLLWLGLVLGVLGAACGGPSDHHYVDSEHRADYDREALLGGQDEAEEYTKLSLDEQQKRLKAIIKKIDLDSDGFLTDDELSSWIQQSFKHYVTQEAKKQFGEYDKDGDGLVSWEEYNIQMYDRLIDFDENTVLEDQEEESFRQLHLKDKKRFEKASRDEVPGLNLNEFIAFEHPEEAEYMTEFVIQEALEEHDKNGDGLVSLEEFLGDYRRDPTANEDPEWILVEKDRFVNDYDKDSDGKLSPQELLTWVVPNNQGIAQEENEDYYKMLHSAAVGIPMDYMNGQNIK